One window of the Streptomyces asoensis genome contains the following:
- a CDS encoding sensor histidine kinase, whose amino-acid sequence MTRRLLLSYLTLAALVLLCLEIPLGFVYSRGERERVINAATDEAESVSAFASLSISAGRAAQDLPERAAHCAERIGGKVLIVDGSGTLLASSHPLTEREEGDLPSWPGIAAALRGTATADVRTSTIGGVQYLAVATPVRHGVEEQGAVRITVPTRMVSERVHHVWLLLALGGLAALTAVAALGFVIARWTGRPIRELEHATHELAMGGTAVPVAITNGPPEVRSLAATFNRTAARLEHLLASQRAFAGEASHQLKTPLAALRLRLENLENDIALNARGSLTAALTETDRLARMVEGLLAMARLDESAVEREPVDLGRVCAERHRAWKPLFEQHGVWLALAGDYAGEVLALPGAVEQILDNLLSNALRVAPPGSTVSVDPRHHTPHERRFPHRHPHRHPHRPAGPGRVELHVMDEGPGMTEEQRRRAFDRFWRAPDAPKGGTGLGLALVQRLAHASGGEVVLRPAPRGGLDAVVRLPAVPARPGGTGSTGGSGGSGSAGGAASTGIPAPRPARRLQSTTPGRR is encoded by the coding sequence ATGACCCGTCGGCTGCTGCTCAGCTATCTCACACTCGCCGCCCTTGTCCTGCTCTGCCTGGAGATCCCGCTGGGCTTCGTGTACTCGCGCGGCGAGCGGGAGCGGGTGATCAACGCGGCGACGGACGAGGCGGAGTCGGTCTCGGCGTTCGCCTCGCTGTCCATCTCGGCGGGCCGGGCGGCGCAGGACCTGCCCGAGCGGGCCGCGCACTGCGCCGAACGCATCGGCGGCAAGGTGCTGATCGTCGACGGGAGCGGCACCCTGCTGGCCTCCTCGCATCCGCTCACCGAGCGGGAGGAGGGCGACCTCCCCTCCTGGCCGGGCATCGCCGCCGCCCTGCGCGGTACCGCGACGGCCGATGTGCGCACCTCCACCATCGGCGGGGTGCAGTACCTCGCGGTGGCCACCCCGGTACGCCACGGCGTCGAGGAACAGGGCGCCGTCCGGATCACCGTGCCGACCCGAATGGTGTCCGAACGGGTCCACCACGTCTGGCTGTTGCTGGCCCTGGGCGGACTGGCGGCGCTCACCGCGGTGGCCGCGCTCGGGTTCGTCATCGCCCGCTGGACCGGCCGCCCGATCCGTGAACTGGAGCACGCCACCCATGAGTTGGCGATGGGTGGCACCGCCGTCCCGGTGGCGATCACCAACGGGCCGCCGGAGGTCCGCAGCCTCGCCGCGACCTTCAACCGGACCGCCGCCCGCCTGGAACACCTGCTGGCCTCCCAGCGGGCCTTCGCCGGTGAGGCCTCGCACCAGCTGAAGACGCCCCTCGCGGCGCTGCGGCTGCGGCTGGAGAACCTGGAGAACGACATCGCCCTGAACGCGCGGGGCTCGCTCACCGCCGCGCTGACCGAGACCGACCGGCTGGCCCGGATGGTCGAGGGGCTGCTCGCGATGGCCCGGCTCGACGAGAGCGCCGTCGAACGGGAGCCGGTCGACCTGGGCCGGGTGTGCGCGGAGCGGCATCGCGCCTGGAAGCCGCTGTTCGAGCAGCACGGCGTCTGGCTGGCGCTGGCCGGGGACTACGCGGGCGAGGTGCTGGCGCTGCCCGGGGCCGTGGAGCAGATCCTCGACAACCTGCTCTCCAACGCCCTGCGGGTGGCGCCCCCGGGCTCAACGGTCTCCGTCGACCCGCGCCATCACACGCCCCACGAGCGCCGCTTCCCGCACCGTCACCCGCATCGGCATCCGCACCGCCCGGCCGGTCCGGGCCGGGTCGAGCTGCACGTCATGGACGAGGGCCCCGGTATGACCGAGGAGCAGCGCCGGCGTGCCTTCGACCGCTTCTGGCGCGCCCCGGACGCCCCCAAGGGCGGCACCGGTCTGGGCCTCGCCCTGGTGCAGCGCCTCGCCCATGCGAGCGGCGGCGAGGTGGTCCTGCGGCCCGCGCCGCGCGGCGGCCTCGACGCGGTGGTCCGGCTCCCGGCGGTACCGGCCCGGCCCGGCGGCACCGGAAGCACCGGCGGCAGCGGCGGCAGCGGGAGCGCGGGCGGCGCCGCGAGCACCGGCATCCCCGCCCCGCGTCCGGCCCGACGCCTCCAGTCCACGACACCGGGCCGGCGGTAG
- a CDS encoding response regulator transcription factor, which yields MGVRVLLIEDDRTIAEPLVEGLGNFGLAVRHVGTGSEGLRGPYGDVVLLDLGLPDIDGIDVCRGIRQTSDVPIIILSARGEEADRVLGLELGADDYLAKPFSMRELVARVRAVTRRTHRGLAEREFTGQEPVGGEPFAPPAAAPLAAPASETTGAAGAAGAAGATGATGAYEATGAYEAYEAFEGAATVSATASATASVAAAAGPLVVDRRTRQVWVGEEAVTLTPKEFELLALLTEDPGAVYSRQQILDRVWDPHYQGPTKTLDVHVATLRRKLGNPAWIQTLRGVGFRLAVHTSSPSARQPYEPPAPAPPAFPRPAFPQASYPQAAYEPSAYEPSAYEPHAYDSAAYR from the coding sequence ATGGGTGTACGAGTCCTGCTCATCGAGGACGACCGGACGATCGCCGAACCGCTCGTCGAGGGCCTCGGGAACTTCGGGCTGGCGGTGCGTCATGTCGGCACCGGCAGCGAGGGGTTGAGGGGGCCGTACGGCGATGTCGTCCTGCTCGACCTGGGGTTGCCCGACATCGACGGCATCGACGTCTGCCGGGGCATCCGGCAGACCTCCGACGTCCCCATCATCATCCTCAGCGCCCGGGGGGAGGAGGCCGACCGGGTGCTGGGTCTGGAGCTGGGCGCCGACGACTACCTGGCGAAGCCGTTCAGCATGCGTGAGCTCGTGGCGCGGGTGCGCGCGGTGACCCGGCGGACCCACCGAGGGCTGGCCGAACGGGAGTTCACGGGACAGGAGCCGGTCGGCGGGGAGCCCTTCGCACCGCCGGCCGCCGCCCCTCTCGCCGCTCCGGCGTCCGAGACGACCGGGGCGGCCGGAGCGGCCGGGGCGGCCGGAGCGACCGGGGCGACCGGGGCGTACGAGGCGACCGGGGCGTACGAGGCGTACGAGGCGTTCGAGGGGGCCGCGACAGTCTCCGCCACGGCCTCCGCCACGGCCTCCGTCGCTGCCGCCGCCGGTCCCCTCGTCGTCGACCGGCGGACCCGGCAGGTGTGGGTGGGGGAGGAGGCGGTGACCCTGACGCCCAAGGAGTTCGAGCTGCTCGCGCTGCTCACCGAGGATCCGGGGGCCGTGTACTCACGCCAGCAGATCCTCGACCGGGTGTGGGACCCGCACTATCAGGGGCCGACCAAGACGCTGGACGTCCATGTGGCCACCCTGCGACGGAAGTTGGGCAACCCGGCCTGGATCCAGACGCTGCGCGGAGTGGGATTCCGGCTGGCCGTGCACACCTCCTCCCCGAGCGCGCGGCAGCCGTACGAACCACCGGCTCCCGCTCCACCGGCCTTCCCCCGGCCCGCCTTCCCGCAGGCCTCCTATCCCCAGGCCGCCTACGAACCGTCGGCCTACGAACCGTCGGCCTACGAACCACACGCCTATGACTCGGCGGCCTACCGATGA